One genomic segment of Fundulus heteroclitus isolate FHET01 chromosome 10, MU-UCD_Fhet_4.1, whole genome shotgun sequence includes these proteins:
- the bub3 gene encoding mitotic checkpoint protein BUB3 isoform X1 gives MTGCNEYKLNQGPEDGISAVKFSPSTAHFLLVSSWDCTVRLFDVGGNSMRLKYQHAAPVLDCAFYDPTHSWSGGLDAKLKTHDLNTDQDTIVGTHDAPIRCVEYCPEVNVMVTGSWDRSVRLWDPRTPCNAGTFTQPDKVYTLSVAGDRLIVGTAGRRVLVWDLRNMGYVQQRRESSLKYQTRCIRAFPNKQGYVLSSIEGRVAVEYLDPSQEVQKKKYAFKCHRLKEEGIENVYPVNAISFHSIHNTFATGGSDGFVNIWDPFNKKRLCQFHRYPTSIASLAFSNDGTMLAIASSYMFEKGDISHPEDAIFIRQVTDAETKPKST, from the exons ATGACGGGCTGTAACGAGTACAAGCTAAACCAGGGACCTGAAGACGGCATCTCTGCCGTGAAGTTCAGCCCCAGCACGGCCCACTTCCTCCTGGTTTCCTCATGGGACTGCACGGTCCGCCTGTTTGATGTTGGTGGAAACTCCATGAGGCTGAAGTACCAGCACGCGGCTCCTGTTCTGGACTGCGCTTTTTAT GACCCGACCCATTCTTGGAGTGGAGGTTTAGACGCTAAGTTAAAGACTCACGATTTGAACACAGACCAAG ACACAATAGTTGGAACGCATGACGCTCCCATCCGTTGTGTGGAGTACTGCCCGGAGGTGAACGTCATGGTAACGGGCAGCTGGGACCGGTCAGTCCGACTGTGGGACCCGCGGACACCGTGCAACGCTGGCACCTTCACTCAGCCTGACAAG GTGTACACCCTCTCTGTGGCCGGAGACAGGCTGATTGTTGGGACTGCAGGAAGGCGAGTCTTGGTGTGGGATTTGAGGAATATGGGCTACGTACAGCAAAGAAGAGAATCCAGCCTCAAGTATCAGACTCGCTGCATAAGAGCCTTCCCCAACAAGCAG GGCTATGTGTTGAGTTCAATCGAAGGCCGTGTAGCTGTggagtacctggatccaagccaGGAGGTTCAAAAGAAGAAATATGCCTTCAAGTGCCACCGGTTAAAGGAGGAGGGGATTGAAAACGTCTACCCTGTCAACGCCATTTCCTTTCACAGCATTCACAACACCTTTGCTACAG GTGGCTCAGACGGCTTTGTGAATATCTGGGATCCATTCAACAAAAAGCGCCTGTGTCAGTTCCACCGCTACCCCACCAGCATCGCCTCACTGGCTTTCAGCAACGACGGCACCATGCTGGCCATTGCCTCCTCTTACATGTTCGAGAAAGGAGATATCAGCCACCCGGAGGACGCCATCTTCATTCGTCAAGTTACGGATGCTGAGACAAAGCCCAA GTCAACCTAA
- the bub3 gene encoding mitotic checkpoint protein BUB3 isoform X2 gives MTGCNEYKLNQGPEDGISAVKFSPSTAHFLLVSSWDCTVRLFDVGGNSMRLKYQHAAPVLDCAFYDPTHSWSGGLDAKLKTHDLNTDQDTIVGTHDAPIRCVEYCPEVNVMVTGSWDRSVRLWDPRTPCNAGTFTQPDKVYTLSVAGDRLIVGTAGRRVLVWDLRNMGYVQQRRESSLKYQTRCIRAFPNKQGYVLSSIEGRVAVEYLDPSQEVQKKKYAFKCHRLKEEGIENVYPVNAISFHSIHNTFATGGSDGFVNIWDPFNKKRLCQFHRYPTSIASLAFSNDGTMLAIASSYMFEKGDISHPEDAIFIRQVTDAETKPK, from the exons ATGACGGGCTGTAACGAGTACAAGCTAAACCAGGGACCTGAAGACGGCATCTCTGCCGTGAAGTTCAGCCCCAGCACGGCCCACTTCCTCCTGGTTTCCTCATGGGACTGCACGGTCCGCCTGTTTGATGTTGGTGGAAACTCCATGAGGCTGAAGTACCAGCACGCGGCTCCTGTTCTGGACTGCGCTTTTTAT GACCCGACCCATTCTTGGAGTGGAGGTTTAGACGCTAAGTTAAAGACTCACGATTTGAACACAGACCAAG ACACAATAGTTGGAACGCATGACGCTCCCATCCGTTGTGTGGAGTACTGCCCGGAGGTGAACGTCATGGTAACGGGCAGCTGGGACCGGTCAGTCCGACTGTGGGACCCGCGGACACCGTGCAACGCTGGCACCTTCACTCAGCCTGACAAG GTGTACACCCTCTCTGTGGCCGGAGACAGGCTGATTGTTGGGACTGCAGGAAGGCGAGTCTTGGTGTGGGATTTGAGGAATATGGGCTACGTACAGCAAAGAAGAGAATCCAGCCTCAAGTATCAGACTCGCTGCATAAGAGCCTTCCCCAACAAGCAG GGCTATGTGTTGAGTTCAATCGAAGGCCGTGTAGCTGTggagtacctggatccaagccaGGAGGTTCAAAAGAAGAAATATGCCTTCAAGTGCCACCGGTTAAAGGAGGAGGGGATTGAAAACGTCTACCCTGTCAACGCCATTTCCTTTCACAGCATTCACAACACCTTTGCTACAG GTGGCTCAGACGGCTTTGTGAATATCTGGGATCCATTCAACAAAAAGCGCCTGTGTCAGTTCCACCGCTACCCCACCAGCATCGCCTCACTGGCTTTCAGCAACGACGGCACCATGCTGGCCATTGCCTCCTCTTACATGTTCGAGAAAGGAGATATCAGCCACCCGGAGGACGCCATCTTCATTCGTCAAGTTACGGATGCTGAGACAAAGCCCAAGTGA